Sequence from the Cryptococcus neoformans var. grubii H99 chromosome 3, complete sequence genome:
TCAAAGCATCTGACGTAGTCTTGTCGGCATTTTTATGATCAGGCGTGGGCACTAGTTTGTCAGATACGGCAGACGATGGAACTGAAGTGGGGCGAGACGGACCCGGTGCCTGGTGACGATGTGAGTGCTCAGCGACCTGAGCAAAGAGGCTGGGAGGCAGCGGTTTGTCACAATACGGACACAGGATCGGATCGTCGCCCATCCCTGGTATGTCTGGAGCTTTCCAGTCCTCTTTGGACAGTGACTTGGAGTCCTGCTGGTCTGGCTGTGTGGTAAGAAAGTCGTTGCTCAGCTGGCTCAGCTGCCTGCCAATGTTCTTGAGCCTGGGGGGGATTGTGACGCCAGAGAACTCGAAGGGGGGATTTGCGGCGCCATTGCTTGGGGAGTGTGAGCGGGGATAGGAGTAGTAGACGGGGGCGGTGTGGATCGGGTACATGCTGTCTCGGGGGACTTggggggaaggaagagtgcAGAGCACAAAAGTCGTTCCATGCTCTATCGTTGCTCCTTCCGTCAATAACAACAACCCCAATGACGTAATCACCTGCCTATCCCCTCCCGCTATTCGCCTGCCTATTTATAACACACCAACGGAGTGCCACAGAGAACATGGCCCTGAGGAATGATTACGTTATTGCCGCTCAGGGCACGATGATGCGATTGCAGGCGATATCCGATGGATTACAAAACCGGGATCCGCCGATTACAAAGCCATTAGAAAACGGGAGTGAGACGGAGTATTACTGCATAATTATTACAGGGTGGCGTCGTTTTCAGCCTCAATTCATTCTATTGATATTTGACGAATATTTTCAGACCGCAGTTATCATTTTATCAGCTTACCACCCCACTCCGCTCTTTAGGAACACCGTTCCCCCGCCACATCCCAACACCTGCCGCCCATTCACCATCTTTTGCCTAAGTTAGCACAACATGGGGCTCTCAAGACAGGCGCGCATCATCACCCTTCTCGTGATCGATAgcatctttttcttgatcGTATGTACTTTTAGcccattccttctttgcctcgGCCAGACTGACCAGAGCAGGAACTGATTACCGGATATGCTGTGGGCTCTCTGGCACTTGTTGCCGACTCGTTCCATATGCTCAAGTAAGCTCTCATCATCCCGCTTGTCGTCACAAAAGACTCCGCTAACCCATTCACTTTTAAACAAATAGCGATGTCCTCTCCCTCATCGTAGCTCTCTACACAATTAGACTCGCCACCTCGCCATCCTCGTCCGCCAATTCTTATGGCTGGCAGCGTGCGGAAATTCTTGGTGCTCTCATTAACGGTGTCTTCCTTGTTGCCCTCTGTGTTTCGATCGGGCTAGAAGCTATTGGCAGAATCGTCTCTCCCCCGGAGATCTCCAACGCCCAGTTGATCGTTGTGGTGGGCAGCTTGGGTCTATTGAGTAACATTGttggccttttccttttccatgGTGAGTTTCCGCCCACCGTCCATTGCCGGCGGATAGCCGCTGATTGAATAAATTCCATTTTTTTGGGTCTCCAGATCATGGTCACTCTCATGGCGGCCATTCTCACGGTGCTGTCGCACTTCCCGACGATGCGGACGAAACCACATCCCTCATCTCTCGCGACGATTCCGTATCGGACCTTTATCAGCATCCTGCTCAGACCCGCGCTCAAGTCATTGAAACTGCCCAGGAATTCGGGTACGGCGGTACTCAGCTTTCATCGTCTCTCGACTCTCGCGCTGGTTACTTGGCCAAATCTCCCAATGCAGGCGGCCATGGTCGAACTGGCAGCGCCAGTAGGCGAACGAAGAGAGGAAGTTTCTCTCGCGCTGGAGGCCACAGCAGGCTGGGCAGTGCCAACGTAGTACCTCCTGTTCCTGGACAAAACGATGTACTTCCTCCCGTAGGTGGCGATGGTAACTCTACTTCAAGTTCTACAGTTGTTGATaatggcaagaagaaagcgTCTAAGAAGGATGACCATGATCAAGACCGCGACCGTGAACAGGAACAGGGAAGTGACAACGGCAAGAAGCTCGCCGGGAACGCCAGCGACGCTGAGTCGGGTCATACCCATAGCTCACCTGCTGAACACGGTAGACATGGCGGCCATGGCCATTCCCACGGTGCTATGAACATGCGTGGTGTCTTTTTGCATGTTGTAGGTGACGCCCTCGGTAATGTCGGTGTTATCTCTGCTGGTCTGGTTATCTGGTTGTAAGTCCATTACACTTTACTTATACATGAACTCTGGTCTAACAACTGGAACTAGCTGCCAAGGCCGATGGACTCTCTACTTCGACCCAGGTGTCTCCCTTGTCATCACctgcatcatcttctcctccgccCTTCCCCTCGTCAAGTCTGCGTCTTACATCCTCATGCAGGGTGTGCCCTCCCACGTCTCTCTTGACGCCGTGCGTCAATGTATTTATGAAGTCCCTGGGGTCGACTCTGTGCACGAATTGCATATCTGGCAATTGTCAGAATCAACAGTCGTTGCCAGTGTTCATGTTATGATCGAGGCTGGCAGAGACTACATGGTGGTAGCTAGCGGCATTAGGGAAAGAATGCATAGCCACGGAATCCACAGCGTCACCATCCAACCAGAGTAAGTAATCAGAGGGATATACATTATGGGTTTGTTCTAACATTCTGGTCAGGTTTTACTGCGAGGAGACTGATCCCCAGGATACTGAGGCCTGTCTTATCCGTTGCCCACCAGGACAATGTAGCGGTGACACTTGCTGCCCTCCTGGCGTCAAGATCACCGGCCCCGAGGGTGATGAAGGGAACGGACATGATCACGAGCATTAAGGCCTTTTGAGAAGCAAAATTATTTGAGATATAACAGAATCTACATAATAATAGGATAGGGAACAATACTACACTAGAACTCTATGTATGTACATGAACTGGGGGACCGCTGGCCATCGGCGTTCGGCTATGCATCAATACACAGCAGCGAACATGGGTGCTTGATGCCTCGGAGATCTTCCAGAACAGTAAGCGGCATCAAATGAATTAGTTAAaattttgattccgctTCGTTGTCGACCAACAAAATTTCATTGTCCGCGCTTTGCCTTttgtttctctttctttcaatCAACCCAAACACAAGAATCGCTTTTGCAGTTCACGCACTGGTTGGCATTGCGACCATCCAATCTCGCACTGTGGGTCGAAAGTCCCCGGAGCCTCCCCCATCTCGTCTTTACTCCTATCCTCTCCGCTATTCTTTCTGCTTCCCCCCAGACGCACGATATTCTCAGCTTGTCTTTATGCCTTCCTATCAACCCCTTTACCATCACCCCCTTGTTTTGGTTCGATACTTCTGCCGGGAAAGCGCTGTACCTAAGACTACAGAGTGGCGGTTGTAATCGGATTGAGGGTGCGTGATGGAGAGGTAAGTGAACGGTCTGGTTTGGATAGTTGAGTTGTATTGTGTAGGGTGTGGCAAGTGGTTGTTTGGCTGGCCTTGGCGTCCCGCtggttttttttctttctgtGTAGCAATCCGGTTCATCCAGTGCCTCATGGAGGGTGCCAGTGCTGGGGTCTGGATTGGGgtttccttttttttgcGGTCTGCTGGCTTCAGGCGAAGATATGAGCCTTGGTCGGTTGTCATGGCTGCATGAAGGATGGCGGGTTGACAATGGGGGATGAAACGAATGCGCTCATAGCTATAGTCATGCGATTGCCTGTTTTACCCACCCACTCCGTGGTGTGGTGGGGTAGGTAACTCGATGGGGCTTACTCTGTGTTTTTGGGCTGCTTCCATTTCacccttttttcttttattttatttcatttttattcttttattcTTTACGGTCTTACCGCCCACACATCTGGTAATGACTGTAGCTGCATCTGGTCACGCGAACCGTCGGCCTGAGCAGTTTTTGATGACCCAGTGATGTTGTTGAATTTCTTCATCGCTAGCTCGAGAAGTCTGACCGCCTGACATCGGTTATACAAGGACTTCTCGAAGCACGGAGCGACAATTTATTCTTCTGAGGGTCTTTCCATAATATAATGTTTCACAAATCTCGCCGCATGCATACAATCACTTTTTTATCATTCCTTTCACATCATTAAAAAGAAACAAGAGCTCTACAGGAACGTACAATCATGAACAGTTTTACGAATAGATGATAATGGGGCCAGATATTCACCTGAAAGCCATACACGGATCAAGGCAATTTTCCCTTCTCTGACGCTAGAATAAGTTATTTATTTGCATACCTGGGACATGCCCAGGTGGTCCCATAGAGACATTGAGATCCCGAATAATTCCCTATCATGAACGTCCATCAGTACTAATCAAATCTTCGAGAAGAGACAAACAGACATCTTCGAGATGATATACCCAACCGTGAATGACAACACCATCAGCACCTCGTCTCTTCCAGTTCTGAAGGGATATCAGCGTTTTCCTTTTCAACAAACATTATATATACACTCAACTCACGTCCTTGATTATATCACTTTCTACTAGGTTTTTCACCTGTTGCACCACATTTTCCTCCACTAATAGATCCAAAGTAGGAGGACCGTCAGGAGTATACAGTGTTCGGGCGAGTGTTGCGAGCGGCTTGACATAACGCTGCAACGGAGTTGTAGGAGGCGCAGCCGGTAAACGAGAAACGTTGAGAGCTGTAAGGCAGCCTACGCAGTTTGTATGGCCCTATATACATTACCCAATCAATGATAGGACGTTACATTGGGAGATTAACATGACCTACTGTGACGACAATGTGCTTGACGTTGAAGTTGAACAAAGCGATCATCAACACCGCGTTGAGCGAATCATCTTGAGGCGAGTACAAGCTAATGCGTTTTCAGGATAAAGTAACTTTAGGCCAAAAAAGACATTGATCCAATAGCGGGGAGACTGACAATGCTTTGAATCAATTTCTACTCACTTTGCAATATTTCGGTGCACAAAAATATCCCCAGGCTGGCAACCCATGATTGTTGTCTCGGGAACGCGCGCGTCAGAGCCTGACAGTGTAAAGATAGTGATCAAAACGTGAGCTTCCGCAAACGCTCATGGTACGATAACAAAATGGGGATAGAAGGACATAGTTCAGGAGCTCAGGTAATAGTGTTAGGATACAGGAAAATACTTACAACCAATCCACAAGATTTCCGGTCGTTGGCCAGGAAAATGGTGCGGGAAGAACTATCGATTTTGTCAGAACATCAATATTGAGGAAAGGGGCTCCACGCAATACTTACAGATGGGTTCTTTTCCCTGACATTTTCAGACCACTTGAGATTGCGGTTGAAAAGCTTCTTCTACAATGAATAAGAGAGTCAGTACCATGAAGGAATATAACTGCGTGCGAATGAGATATACCATCTCCGGGTATTCGAGACTAGAATGGCTCATTTTGTTGGAGGTCCAAATGTCTTTGTCGTATCTTGCAGAGTGATAAGGGGCAGTTGCGGGGTGAAGAATAGTACGGGAAGAAGCAAATACTTCGTTTGGAGTATAAGGTCGATGAGTGGAAGTTGAATTTGAGATGACAACGGAAGACTGAAGGATTTGAAGGATTAGAAATCACCTCGACCTATGGTATATATCCATAATCCCCGGACGTGCGGGATGTCGTCAGTCTGGCCGTTAATGTTATGCGTCTGTCATTCAGATGAAAGTGATCATCACTTGAAACAATCACCTATCACGTCTACTTCCCTTGTTCTATCTAAGAGTGTCTCtgttgatggaagatgggcTGCATAAGGGACCAACGGGAGCTGGAAGCATTGACGGCgggtggatgatgatgtaaGTCATATCTACTGATGGGTGATTTATTTGTGTGGGTATGTGGAACGTGCCTTTGTGATGGCTGAAGCGGTAATGAAAGCCCGGAGGCAGGAGAAGGCCATGGCACAGACGGCGATCAATCAGCAATTAACTACCGACCGTGGGGGCAGTGGGTTGTGTATGCGAATAAGAGGAGGCTCGTGCGGAGAACAGTGCCAAGGCCCGACGGGgtggaagacgagagaaaCACCGAAaacgacaacaacaaaaagaaaacacggtccatcatccaccagTGACGCAGGCGGCCATGTCCGTCGGGCTGTAGAAAATCTTGAATTGCTTCTGGGCCGCCGGTTAACAGGTTTCATCTGatcgtcaagctcaactACCATACATGTCCCTCTACCCGATCATGtcatctctccctcaaAAGCCCACAGAAAATACCTTTCAATCCTCTTCAGGTGCAGGCCCCTCAAAAATCTGCGCCGTATGCTCCTCCCCCGCAAAATAC
This genomic interval carries:
- a CDS encoding solute carrier family 30 (zinc transporter), member 1, variant; this translates as MGLSRQARIITLLVIDSIFFLIELITGYAVGSLALVADSFHMLNDVLSLIVALYTIRLATSPSSSANSYGWQRAEILGALINGVFLVALCVSIGLEAIGRIVSPPEISNAQLIVVVGSLGLLSNIVGLFLFHDHGHSHGGHSHGAVALPDDADETTSLISRDDSVSDLYQHPAQTRAQVIETAQEFGYGGTQLSSSLDSRAGYLAKSPNAGGHGRTGSASRRTKRGSFSRAGGHSRLGSANVVPPVPGQNDVLPPKASKKDDHDQDRDREQEQGSDNGKKLAGNASDAESGHTHSSPAEHGRHGGHGHSHGAMNMRGVFLHVVGDALGNVGVISAGLVIWFCQGRWTLYFDPGVSLVITCIIFSSALPLVKSASYILMQGVPSHVSLDAVRQCIYEVPGVDSVHELHIWQLSESTVVASVHVMIEAGRDYMVVASGIRERMHSHGIHSVTIQPEFYCEETDPQDTEACLIRCPPGQCSGDTCCPPGVKITGPEGDEGNGHDHEH
- a CDS encoding solute carrier family 30 (zinc transporter), member 1, which codes for MGLSRQARIITLLVIDSIFFLIELITGYAVGSLALVADSFHMLNDVLSLIVALYTIRLATSPSSSANSYGWQRAEILGALINGVFLVALCVSIGLEAIGRIVSPPEISNAQLIVVVGSLGLLSNIVGLFLFHDHGHSHGGHSHGAVALPDDADETTSLISRDDSVSDLYQHPAQTRAQVIETAQEFGYGGTQLSSSLDSRAGYLAKSPNAGGHGRTGSASRRTKRGSFSRAGGHSRLGSANVVPPVPGQNDVLPPVGGDGNSTSSSTVVDNGKKKASKKDDHDQDRDREQEQGSDNGKKLAGNASDAESGHTHSSPAEHGRHGGHGHSHGAMNMRGVFLHVVGDALGNVGVISAGLVIWFCQGRWTLYFDPGVSLVITCIIFSSALPLVKSASYILMQGVPSHVSLDAVRQCIYEVPGVDSVHELHIWQLSESTVVASVHVMIEAGRDYMVVASGIRERMHSHGIHSVTIQPEFYCEETDPQDTEACLIRCPPGQCSGDTCCPPGVKITGPEGDEGNGHDHEH
- a CDS encoding carbonic anhydrase codes for the protein MSHSSLEYPEMKKLFNRNLKWSENVREKNPSFFPHHFPGQRPEILWIGCSDARVPETTIMGCQPGDIFVHRNIANLYSPQDDSLNAVLMIALFNFNVKHIVVTGHTNCVGCLTALNVSRLPAAPPTTPLQRYVKPLATLARTLYTPDGPPTLDLLVEENVVQQVKNLVESDIIKDNWKRRGADGVVIHGWVYHLEDGIIRDLNVSMGPPGHVPGMQINNLF